From a single Nicotiana tomentosiformis chromosome 2, ASM39032v3, whole genome shotgun sequence genomic region:
- the LOC104088166 gene encoding uncharacterized protein isoform X1, translating to MSEQGDKTCPLCAEEMDLTDQQLKPCKCGYEICVWCWHHIMDMAEKDNTDGRCPACRTLYNKEKIVGMATKCDKVMAEMSAEKRLSSRKGKSKTADSRKQLSNVRVVQRNLVYVMGLPLSLADEDKLLQRKEYFSKYGKVLKVSMSRTAAGAIQQFANNTCSVYITYSKEEEAILCIQSVHGFVLDGRPLRACFGTTKYCHAWLRNMPCTNPDCLYLHEIGSQEDSFTKDEVISAYTRSRVQQIAGAINSTQQRSGSVLPPPAEEYYSHSSAASGKPISKNAATNSVPSVRGSPPNSSSGRSAALPAGALWGTRASNNQQPDGPLNKKPETCNPAAFSSAVGSTSKVSLLPAYAGKVVHTLENGTTQEKGKIETLEPVKQYAGADPRTYTSENPSLLVPPTSSSINTQLHSVPSLKDKHKHMMPNSATNAFDISVMSNGPGFAKESNDTTDIKMQNISSDMSSLSIDRHKKSQRSCIEQCRESLPSEMTGESAVSADEICISKEKFDLRLDAHSKVIQVGTPEMEDDLLSFNEQRHRDPEVIIEKVYSPNLSLSLHTPAQPSGYSPQLTNGGGPVKRANMQLDRRTDSVSQPSTIESSTNGYLSNVSNYVADLRTINGSYYPLPNEGKRMHVERFEGEAPSEIYSTNVDNGESSIISNILSLDFDPWNASLTSPQNLVKLLGEADNQQGSLRVSSSRKLTSNQSRFSFAREEEPASPSADFQPSLSYMEQNFNHYAHAHDFSNSRSYQLENMGSRNGFSVANNEESVGSGNCFSHLSSNKLSVSRPQMSAPPGFSAPNRAPPPGFTSHYERMEQNFDSLRGSHLLDTSSLHNQYQAPPVGNVSNGDIEFMDPAILAVGKGRIPNGLDLSSLDMSSGFSPQLSTLENERRLQLLMQRSLTPQQNQRFADMGDNFSPYSDAYGISSRVVEQTLASNQFPFDGISPRVVEKTMPSNQSSFDGISSRVLEQTLSNNQPPFSQLSPPQTRNSVMSNGHWDGRNGVQSGNNLGAAEILRTENLGFNKFFTGYEEPKFHMPNSGNLYKRTFGM from the exons ATGAGCGAGCAGGGAGATAAGACATGTCCTCTATGTGCTGAGGAGATGGATTTGACAGATCAGCAGTTGAAGCCTTGCAAGTGCGGATATGAG ATATGTGTCTGGTGCTGGCATCACATTATGGATATGGCTGAGAAGGATAATACAGATGGGCGGTGTCCAGCATGTCGCACTCTTTATAACAAGGAAAAGATTGTTGGCATGGCCACAAAATGTGATAA GGTAATGGCTGAGATGAGCGCTGAAAAAAGGTTGTCGTCTCGCAAGGGAAAAAGTAAAACAGCAGATTCTAGGAAGCAACTCAGCAATGTGCGAGTCGTTCAAAGAAATCTTGTTTATGTTATGGGGTTGCCTCTCAGTCTAGCTGATGAAGAT AAGCTTCTACAGCGGAAAGAGTATTTTTCGAAGTATGGGAAGGTTCTGAAGGTGTCTATGTCTCGTACAGCTGCTGGTGCTATTCAACAATTTGCAAATAATACTTGTAGTGT ATATATTACCTATTCAAAGGAGGAGGAAGCAATTCTGTGTATTCAGTCTGTACATGGGTTTGTTTTAGATGGTAGACCTCTAAG AGCTTGCTTTGGAACCACAAAATACTGTCATGCTTGGTTGAGAAATATG CCCTGTACCAATCCTGATTGTTTATACTTGCACGAGATTGGGTCACAAGAGGATAGCTTTACTAAAGACGAAGTCATATCTGCTTACACAAG GAGTAGAGTTCAACAAATTGCTGGGGCCATTAATAGTACGCAACAGCGATCAGGGAGTGTGTTACCACCCCCAGCAGAGGAGTACTACAGTCACAGCTCTGCTGCTTCAGGGAAACCTATTAGTAAAAATGCTGCTACT AATTCAGTACCCAGTGTTAGAGGCTCACCACCAAATAGTAGCTCCGGTAGATCCGCTGCTCTTCCTGCTGGAGCTTTATG GGGAACACGTGCATCAAATAATCAGCAGCCGGATGGGCCTCTTAATAAGAAGCCGGAAACATGTAATCCAGCAGCGTTTTCTTCAGCTGTTGGAAGCACAAGTAAGGTTTCATTACTGCCTGCTTATGCAGGAAAAGTAGTTCATACTTTAGAAAATGGAACTACTCAAGAGAAAGGGAAAATAGAGACTTTAGAACCTGTTAAGCAGTACGCAGGAGCAGATCCTCGAACCTATACTTCTGAGAACCCCTCTCTTCTGGTACCTCCTACTTCGTCATCTATAAACACTCAGTTACATAGTGTTCCGTCATTAAAGGACAAACATAAACATATGATGCCAAACAGTGCCACAAATGCCTTTGATATTTCTGTAATGTCTAATGGACCTGGTTTTGCAAAAGAGTCTAATGATACCACAGATATTAAGATGCAGAATATATCCTCTGATATGTCGTCGTTGAGCATTGATAGACATAAAAAATCACAACGCAGCTGCATTGAGCAATGTAGGGAGTCCTTGCCATCTGAAATGACTGGGGAATCTGCGGTTTCTGCGGATGAGATTTGTATCTCAAAAGAAAAGTTTGATTTGAGATTGGATGCACATAGTAAAGTTATACAAGTTGGTACTCCTGAAATGGAGGATGATTTGCTATCCTTTAATGAGCAGAGACATAGGGATCCCGAAGTAATTATCGAGAAAGTCTATTCGCCAAATCTTTCCCTCTCTTTACACACTCCAGCTCAGCCTAGTGGTTATTCTCCTCAGCTGACTAATGGTGGCGGACCTGTCAAGAGGGCCAATATGCAGTTAGACAGGAGAACTGATTCAGTATCTCAGCCTTCTACTATCGAATCATCGACTAATGGATACCTGAGCAATGTATCAAACTATGTGGCTGATCTGCGAACTATCAATGGAAGTTATTATCCGTTGCCTAATGAGGGTAAGAGGATGCACGTGGAAAGGTTTGAAGGTGAAGCTCCTAGCGAGATCTATAGTACTAATGTTGATAATGGAGAGAGCAGTATAATATCTAATATTTTGTCTCTGGATTTTGATCCTTGGAATGCGTCATTAACTTCTCCTCAGAATCTTGTTAAGTTGTTGGGAGAAGCTGATAACCAACAAGGGTCTCTTCGAGTGTCAAGCTCAAGAAAATTAACCAGTAACCAATCGAGGTTCTCTTTTGCAAGAGAAGAAGAACCTGCCAGTCCATCAGCTGATTTTCAACCATCTCTAAGTTACATGGAGCAAAATTTTAATCATTATGCTCATGCTCATGATTTTTCTAATAGCAGAAGTTATCAGCTTGAGAATATGGGTTCTCGTAATGGTTTCTCTGTAGCTAATAATGAGGAATCCGTTGGTTCTGGCAACTGCTTTTCTCATCTCTCTTCTAACAAGCTATCAG TGTCCAGACCTCAGATGTCAGCGCCTCCAGGATTTTCAGCACCAAACAGAGCACCACCCCCGGGTTTTACTTCTCATTATGAGAGAATGGAACAGAATTTTGACTCTCTCCGTG GGAGTCACTTGCTTGATACCTCCTCGTTGCACAATCAGTATCAGGCTCCCCCAGTTGGAAATGTGAGTAATGGGGACATTGAGTTTATGGATCCTGCAATTCTGGCAGTTGGTAAAGGGAGGATTCCTAATGGCCTTGATCTCTCAAGCTTGGACATGTCTTCAGGTTTTTCTCCACAGTTAAGCACTTTAGAAAATGAGAGAAGGCTTCAATTACTGATGCAAAGATCTCTAACTCCGCAACAGAACCAGAGGTTTGCTGATATGGGGGACAATTTTTCTCCATACAGTGATGCATATGGAATTTCTTCCAGGGTTGTGGAGCAAACTCTGGCCAGCAATCAATTCCCATTTGATGGAATTTCTCCCAGGGTTGTGGAGAAAACTATGCCCAGCAATCAATCGTCATTTGATGGAATTTCTTCCAGGGTTCTGGAGCAAACTCTGTCCAACAATCAACCTCCATTTTCACAACTGAGTCCTCCCCAGACCAGGAACTCTGTCATGTCAAATGGCCACTGGGATGGACGGAATGGGGTTCAGAGTGGAAACAATTTGGGTGCTGCGGAAATCCTCCGAACCGAAAATTTGGGCTTTAACAAGTTCTTTACTGGATATGAGGAACCAAAGTTCCATATGCCCAATTCTGGCAATTTGTATAAAAGAACATTTGGGATGTAA
- the LOC104088166 gene encoding uncharacterized protein isoform X3: protein MSEQGDKTCPLCAEEMDLTDQQLKPCKCGYEICVWCWHHIMDMAEKDNTDGRCPACRTLYNKEKIVGMATKCDKVMAEMSAEKRLSSRKGKSKTADSRKQLSNVRVVQRNLVYVMGLPLSLADEDKLLQRKEYFSKYGKVLKVSMSRTAAGAIQQFANNTCSVYITYSKEEEAILCIQSVHGFVLDGRPLRACFGTTKYCHAWLRNMPCTNPDCLYLHEIGSQEDSFTKDEVISAYTRVQQIAGAINSTQQRSGSVLPPPAEEYYSHSSAASGKPISKNAATNSVPSVRGSPPNSSSGRSAALPAGALWGTRASNNQQPDGPLNKKPETCNPAAFSSAVGSTSKVSLLPAYAGKVVHTLENGTTQEKGKIETLEPVKQYAGADPRTYTSENPSLLVPPTSSSINTQLHSVPSLKDKHKHMMPNSATNAFDISVMSNGPGFAKESNDTTDIKMQNISSDMSSLSIDRHKKSQRSCIEQCRESLPSEMTGESAVSADEICISKEKFDLRLDAHSKVIQVGTPEMEDDLLSFNEQRHRDPEVIIEKVYSPNLSLSLHTPAQPSGYSPQLTNGGGPVKRANMQLDRRTDSVSQPSTIESSTNGYLSNVSNYVADLRTINGSYYPLPNEGKRMHVERFEGEAPSEIYSTNVDNGESSIISNILSLDFDPWNASLTSPQNLVKLLGEADNQQGSLRVSSSRKLTSNQSRFSFAREEEPASPSADFQPSLSYMEQNFNHYAHAHDFSNSRSYQLENMGSRNGFSVANNEESVGSGNCFSHLSSNKLSVSRPQMSAPPGFSAPNRAPPPGFTSHYERMEQNFDSLRGSHLLDTSSLHNQYQAPPVGNVSNGDIEFMDPAILAVGKGRIPNGLDLSSLDMSSGFSPQLSTLENERRLQLLMQRSLTPQQNQRFADMGDNFSPYSDAYGISSRVVEQTLASNQFPFDGISPRVVEKTMPSNQSSFDGISSRVLEQTLSNNQPPFSQLSPPQTRNSVMSNGHWDGRNGVQSGNNLGAAEILRTENLGFNKFFTGYEEPKFHMPNSGNLYKRTFGM from the exons ATGAGCGAGCAGGGAGATAAGACATGTCCTCTATGTGCTGAGGAGATGGATTTGACAGATCAGCAGTTGAAGCCTTGCAAGTGCGGATATGAG ATATGTGTCTGGTGCTGGCATCACATTATGGATATGGCTGAGAAGGATAATACAGATGGGCGGTGTCCAGCATGTCGCACTCTTTATAACAAGGAAAAGATTGTTGGCATGGCCACAAAATGTGATAA GGTAATGGCTGAGATGAGCGCTGAAAAAAGGTTGTCGTCTCGCAAGGGAAAAAGTAAAACAGCAGATTCTAGGAAGCAACTCAGCAATGTGCGAGTCGTTCAAAGAAATCTTGTTTATGTTATGGGGTTGCCTCTCAGTCTAGCTGATGAAGAT AAGCTTCTACAGCGGAAAGAGTATTTTTCGAAGTATGGGAAGGTTCTGAAGGTGTCTATGTCTCGTACAGCTGCTGGTGCTATTCAACAATTTGCAAATAATACTTGTAGTGT ATATATTACCTATTCAAAGGAGGAGGAAGCAATTCTGTGTATTCAGTCTGTACATGGGTTTGTTTTAGATGGTAGACCTCTAAG AGCTTGCTTTGGAACCACAAAATACTGTCATGCTTGGTTGAGAAATATG CCCTGTACCAATCCTGATTGTTTATACTTGCACGAGATTGGGTCACAAGAGGATAGCTTTACTAAAGACGAAGTCATATCTGCTTACACAAG AGTTCAACAAATTGCTGGGGCCATTAATAGTACGCAACAGCGATCAGGGAGTGTGTTACCACCCCCAGCAGAGGAGTACTACAGTCACAGCTCTGCTGCTTCAGGGAAACCTATTAGTAAAAATGCTGCTACT AATTCAGTACCCAGTGTTAGAGGCTCACCACCAAATAGTAGCTCCGGTAGATCCGCTGCTCTTCCTGCTGGAGCTTTATG GGGAACACGTGCATCAAATAATCAGCAGCCGGATGGGCCTCTTAATAAGAAGCCGGAAACATGTAATCCAGCAGCGTTTTCTTCAGCTGTTGGAAGCACAAGTAAGGTTTCATTACTGCCTGCTTATGCAGGAAAAGTAGTTCATACTTTAGAAAATGGAACTACTCAAGAGAAAGGGAAAATAGAGACTTTAGAACCTGTTAAGCAGTACGCAGGAGCAGATCCTCGAACCTATACTTCTGAGAACCCCTCTCTTCTGGTACCTCCTACTTCGTCATCTATAAACACTCAGTTACATAGTGTTCCGTCATTAAAGGACAAACATAAACATATGATGCCAAACAGTGCCACAAATGCCTTTGATATTTCTGTAATGTCTAATGGACCTGGTTTTGCAAAAGAGTCTAATGATACCACAGATATTAAGATGCAGAATATATCCTCTGATATGTCGTCGTTGAGCATTGATAGACATAAAAAATCACAACGCAGCTGCATTGAGCAATGTAGGGAGTCCTTGCCATCTGAAATGACTGGGGAATCTGCGGTTTCTGCGGATGAGATTTGTATCTCAAAAGAAAAGTTTGATTTGAGATTGGATGCACATAGTAAAGTTATACAAGTTGGTACTCCTGAAATGGAGGATGATTTGCTATCCTTTAATGAGCAGAGACATAGGGATCCCGAAGTAATTATCGAGAAAGTCTATTCGCCAAATCTTTCCCTCTCTTTACACACTCCAGCTCAGCCTAGTGGTTATTCTCCTCAGCTGACTAATGGTGGCGGACCTGTCAAGAGGGCCAATATGCAGTTAGACAGGAGAACTGATTCAGTATCTCAGCCTTCTACTATCGAATCATCGACTAATGGATACCTGAGCAATGTATCAAACTATGTGGCTGATCTGCGAACTATCAATGGAAGTTATTATCCGTTGCCTAATGAGGGTAAGAGGATGCACGTGGAAAGGTTTGAAGGTGAAGCTCCTAGCGAGATCTATAGTACTAATGTTGATAATGGAGAGAGCAGTATAATATCTAATATTTTGTCTCTGGATTTTGATCCTTGGAATGCGTCATTAACTTCTCCTCAGAATCTTGTTAAGTTGTTGGGAGAAGCTGATAACCAACAAGGGTCTCTTCGAGTGTCAAGCTCAAGAAAATTAACCAGTAACCAATCGAGGTTCTCTTTTGCAAGAGAAGAAGAACCTGCCAGTCCATCAGCTGATTTTCAACCATCTCTAAGTTACATGGAGCAAAATTTTAATCATTATGCTCATGCTCATGATTTTTCTAATAGCAGAAGTTATCAGCTTGAGAATATGGGTTCTCGTAATGGTTTCTCTGTAGCTAATAATGAGGAATCCGTTGGTTCTGGCAACTGCTTTTCTCATCTCTCTTCTAACAAGCTATCAG TGTCCAGACCTCAGATGTCAGCGCCTCCAGGATTTTCAGCACCAAACAGAGCACCACCCCCGGGTTTTACTTCTCATTATGAGAGAATGGAACAGAATTTTGACTCTCTCCGTG GGAGTCACTTGCTTGATACCTCCTCGTTGCACAATCAGTATCAGGCTCCCCCAGTTGGAAATGTGAGTAATGGGGACATTGAGTTTATGGATCCTGCAATTCTGGCAGTTGGTAAAGGGAGGATTCCTAATGGCCTTGATCTCTCAAGCTTGGACATGTCTTCAGGTTTTTCTCCACAGTTAAGCACTTTAGAAAATGAGAGAAGGCTTCAATTACTGATGCAAAGATCTCTAACTCCGCAACAGAACCAGAGGTTTGCTGATATGGGGGACAATTTTTCTCCATACAGTGATGCATATGGAATTTCTTCCAGGGTTGTGGAGCAAACTCTGGCCAGCAATCAATTCCCATTTGATGGAATTTCTCCCAGGGTTGTGGAGAAAACTATGCCCAGCAATCAATCGTCATTTGATGGAATTTCTTCCAGGGTTCTGGAGCAAACTCTGTCCAACAATCAACCTCCATTTTCACAACTGAGTCCTCCCCAGACCAGGAACTCTGTCATGTCAAATGGCCACTGGGATGGACGGAATGGGGTTCAGAGTGGAAACAATTTGGGTGCTGCGGAAATCCTCCGAACCGAAAATTTGGGCTTTAACAAGTTCTTTACTGGATATGAGGAACCAAAGTTCCATATGCCCAATTCTGGCAATTTGTATAAAAGAACATTTGGGATGTAA
- the LOC104088166 gene encoding uncharacterized protein isoform X2 yields the protein MSEQGDKTCPLCAEEMDLTDQQLKPCKCGYEICVWCWHHIMDMAEKDNTDGRCPACRTLYNKEKIVGMATKCDKVMAEMSAEKRLSSRKGKSKTADSRKQLSNVRVVQRNLVYVMGLPLSLADEDLLQRKEYFSKYGKVLKVSMSRTAAGAIQQFANNTCSVYITYSKEEEAILCIQSVHGFVLDGRPLRACFGTTKYCHAWLRNMPCTNPDCLYLHEIGSQEDSFTKDEVISAYTRSRVQQIAGAINSTQQRSGSVLPPPAEEYYSHSSAASGKPISKNAATNSVPSVRGSPPNSSSGRSAALPAGALWGTRASNNQQPDGPLNKKPETCNPAAFSSAVGSTSKVSLLPAYAGKVVHTLENGTTQEKGKIETLEPVKQYAGADPRTYTSENPSLLVPPTSSSINTQLHSVPSLKDKHKHMMPNSATNAFDISVMSNGPGFAKESNDTTDIKMQNISSDMSSLSIDRHKKSQRSCIEQCRESLPSEMTGESAVSADEICISKEKFDLRLDAHSKVIQVGTPEMEDDLLSFNEQRHRDPEVIIEKVYSPNLSLSLHTPAQPSGYSPQLTNGGGPVKRANMQLDRRTDSVSQPSTIESSTNGYLSNVSNYVADLRTINGSYYPLPNEGKRMHVERFEGEAPSEIYSTNVDNGESSIISNILSLDFDPWNASLTSPQNLVKLLGEADNQQGSLRVSSSRKLTSNQSRFSFAREEEPASPSADFQPSLSYMEQNFNHYAHAHDFSNSRSYQLENMGSRNGFSVANNEESVGSGNCFSHLSSNKLSVSRPQMSAPPGFSAPNRAPPPGFTSHYERMEQNFDSLRGSHLLDTSSLHNQYQAPPVGNVSNGDIEFMDPAILAVGKGRIPNGLDLSSLDMSSGFSPQLSTLENERRLQLLMQRSLTPQQNQRFADMGDNFSPYSDAYGISSRVVEQTLASNQFPFDGISPRVVEKTMPSNQSSFDGISSRVLEQTLSNNQPPFSQLSPPQTRNSVMSNGHWDGRNGVQSGNNLGAAEILRTENLGFNKFFTGYEEPKFHMPNSGNLYKRTFGM from the exons ATGAGCGAGCAGGGAGATAAGACATGTCCTCTATGTGCTGAGGAGATGGATTTGACAGATCAGCAGTTGAAGCCTTGCAAGTGCGGATATGAG ATATGTGTCTGGTGCTGGCATCACATTATGGATATGGCTGAGAAGGATAATACAGATGGGCGGTGTCCAGCATGTCGCACTCTTTATAACAAGGAAAAGATTGTTGGCATGGCCACAAAATGTGATAA GGTAATGGCTGAGATGAGCGCTGAAAAAAGGTTGTCGTCTCGCAAGGGAAAAAGTAAAACAGCAGATTCTAGGAAGCAACTCAGCAATGTGCGAGTCGTTCAAAGAAATCTTGTTTATGTTATGGGGTTGCCTCTCAGTCTAGCTGATGAAGAT CTTCTACAGCGGAAAGAGTATTTTTCGAAGTATGGGAAGGTTCTGAAGGTGTCTATGTCTCGTACAGCTGCTGGTGCTATTCAACAATTTGCAAATAATACTTGTAGTGT ATATATTACCTATTCAAAGGAGGAGGAAGCAATTCTGTGTATTCAGTCTGTACATGGGTTTGTTTTAGATGGTAGACCTCTAAG AGCTTGCTTTGGAACCACAAAATACTGTCATGCTTGGTTGAGAAATATG CCCTGTACCAATCCTGATTGTTTATACTTGCACGAGATTGGGTCACAAGAGGATAGCTTTACTAAAGACGAAGTCATATCTGCTTACACAAG GAGTAGAGTTCAACAAATTGCTGGGGCCATTAATAGTACGCAACAGCGATCAGGGAGTGTGTTACCACCCCCAGCAGAGGAGTACTACAGTCACAGCTCTGCTGCTTCAGGGAAACCTATTAGTAAAAATGCTGCTACT AATTCAGTACCCAGTGTTAGAGGCTCACCACCAAATAGTAGCTCCGGTAGATCCGCTGCTCTTCCTGCTGGAGCTTTATG GGGAACACGTGCATCAAATAATCAGCAGCCGGATGGGCCTCTTAATAAGAAGCCGGAAACATGTAATCCAGCAGCGTTTTCTTCAGCTGTTGGAAGCACAAGTAAGGTTTCATTACTGCCTGCTTATGCAGGAAAAGTAGTTCATACTTTAGAAAATGGAACTACTCAAGAGAAAGGGAAAATAGAGACTTTAGAACCTGTTAAGCAGTACGCAGGAGCAGATCCTCGAACCTATACTTCTGAGAACCCCTCTCTTCTGGTACCTCCTACTTCGTCATCTATAAACACTCAGTTACATAGTGTTCCGTCATTAAAGGACAAACATAAACATATGATGCCAAACAGTGCCACAAATGCCTTTGATATTTCTGTAATGTCTAATGGACCTGGTTTTGCAAAAGAGTCTAATGATACCACAGATATTAAGATGCAGAATATATCCTCTGATATGTCGTCGTTGAGCATTGATAGACATAAAAAATCACAACGCAGCTGCATTGAGCAATGTAGGGAGTCCTTGCCATCTGAAATGACTGGGGAATCTGCGGTTTCTGCGGATGAGATTTGTATCTCAAAAGAAAAGTTTGATTTGAGATTGGATGCACATAGTAAAGTTATACAAGTTGGTACTCCTGAAATGGAGGATGATTTGCTATCCTTTAATGAGCAGAGACATAGGGATCCCGAAGTAATTATCGAGAAAGTCTATTCGCCAAATCTTTCCCTCTCTTTACACACTCCAGCTCAGCCTAGTGGTTATTCTCCTCAGCTGACTAATGGTGGCGGACCTGTCAAGAGGGCCAATATGCAGTTAGACAGGAGAACTGATTCAGTATCTCAGCCTTCTACTATCGAATCATCGACTAATGGATACCTGAGCAATGTATCAAACTATGTGGCTGATCTGCGAACTATCAATGGAAGTTATTATCCGTTGCCTAATGAGGGTAAGAGGATGCACGTGGAAAGGTTTGAAGGTGAAGCTCCTAGCGAGATCTATAGTACTAATGTTGATAATGGAGAGAGCAGTATAATATCTAATATTTTGTCTCTGGATTTTGATCCTTGGAATGCGTCATTAACTTCTCCTCAGAATCTTGTTAAGTTGTTGGGAGAAGCTGATAACCAACAAGGGTCTCTTCGAGTGTCAAGCTCAAGAAAATTAACCAGTAACCAATCGAGGTTCTCTTTTGCAAGAGAAGAAGAACCTGCCAGTCCATCAGCTGATTTTCAACCATCTCTAAGTTACATGGAGCAAAATTTTAATCATTATGCTCATGCTCATGATTTTTCTAATAGCAGAAGTTATCAGCTTGAGAATATGGGTTCTCGTAATGGTTTCTCTGTAGCTAATAATGAGGAATCCGTTGGTTCTGGCAACTGCTTTTCTCATCTCTCTTCTAACAAGCTATCAG TGTCCAGACCTCAGATGTCAGCGCCTCCAGGATTTTCAGCACCAAACAGAGCACCACCCCCGGGTTTTACTTCTCATTATGAGAGAATGGAACAGAATTTTGACTCTCTCCGTG GGAGTCACTTGCTTGATACCTCCTCGTTGCACAATCAGTATCAGGCTCCCCCAGTTGGAAATGTGAGTAATGGGGACATTGAGTTTATGGATCCTGCAATTCTGGCAGTTGGTAAAGGGAGGATTCCTAATGGCCTTGATCTCTCAAGCTTGGACATGTCTTCAGGTTTTTCTCCACAGTTAAGCACTTTAGAAAATGAGAGAAGGCTTCAATTACTGATGCAAAGATCTCTAACTCCGCAACAGAACCAGAGGTTTGCTGATATGGGGGACAATTTTTCTCCATACAGTGATGCATATGGAATTTCTTCCAGGGTTGTGGAGCAAACTCTGGCCAGCAATCAATTCCCATTTGATGGAATTTCTCCCAGGGTTGTGGAGAAAACTATGCCCAGCAATCAATCGTCATTTGATGGAATTTCTTCCAGGGTTCTGGAGCAAACTCTGTCCAACAATCAACCTCCATTTTCACAACTGAGTCCTCCCCAGACCAGGAACTCTGTCATGTCAAATGGCCACTGGGATGGACGGAATGGGGTTCAGAGTGGAAACAATTTGGGTGCTGCGGAAATCCTCCGAACCGAAAATTTGGGCTTTAACAAGTTCTTTACTGGATATGAGGAACCAAAGTTCCATATGCCCAATTCTGGCAATTTGTATAAAAGAACATTTGGGATGTAA